Within the Acidipropionibacterium acidipropionici genome, the region TCGTGCTGGATCACGGGTCACAACGCGACCGCGTCGACGAGAGCCGAGGACGAAACCGGCCGCTTCAGAAGCTGGACCGGAAACACATCAATATCGTCCCGGCCAAACAGCTCTCGGGTCTCCTCCATCAAGCCAGAGGCCCGCATGAGCAGGTTCCCGTCCGCAGGATCCATCTCCACGAGGATGTCGATATCGGATCCCGCATGTGCAGTACCTCGGGCGACGGAGCCGAAAAGCCTCGGGCTGGTCGCACCATACCGGTCGAGGAGAATTTGAAACTCGTCACGCCGCGCGTCGAGCAGCTCGCGCAGAGCGAGCGTCTCCGGTGTCACAGTGGCCTCGGGCATGTCTTAAGGATATCGCCAGGCCATGACGGATCGCTGTCTTGAGGGGGAGGCACCCATCGCCCAGTACGCAGTGACGTCTGGCCAGCCGACACCCTCCCCGTCACCCGGCGATCACCCGATAGTCCCCCGCCCGCGCCAGGGCCGCCGCGATCAACTCCCGGGTGGGCCGGACGCTGTCCTTGTGCTTGATCCACAGCCGCGTCGGCCCACCGGGCGAGATCTCGAAGGTCGCCTGCCCCAGGCCGCGCTCGGCGAAGATCTCGAACAGCGCCTGCAGCGCCTTCCTGGTGTCGGCGTCGTCGACCACGCCCTCCACCAGGAAACAGGTCGACACGATCCTCGTCACGGGAGTCAGATCCTTCCATTGAAGGCCTGTAGAGCGGAGTCCTCGCGGGTCCCGCCACGGCCGTCGCCGTAGTCGGCGAAGTCGTGGATCCACATGAGACGGGAGATCCACTTGACGTGCTTGTAGCCGTGGTTGGACTCCACCCGCGTCCGGGCGGGGCCGCCGAGGTAGTCCTCGATCTCGTGCCCGTTGCGCTCGTAGGCGAGGATCGACGTCGCCTCCGCCATGGTGTCCAGATCGATACAGGCGTAGAACGGCTCGCGCGGACGGTTGTCGTACATCTTCTGCGCCAGCCCGTACGACTCCGCCAGGAGGTAGCGGGCACCCTCGGGTCGGGGCCCGAGGACCTCCATCACATCGGTGAGACGCACCCCCGTCCACCGGGAGGTGGCCGACCAGCCCTGCATGCAGGTGTGTGTCGCGACGTAGGAGTGCCGCGGCAACTTCTTGAGGTCATCGACGCTCAGCACCTTCTCGACGTCGTTGATGTCATCGCGGACGGTGATCGTCAGCCCCTCCCAGTTGTTGTCCCGCGCCTTCACCCACACCGTCGATTCCTCCTCGGTGGGCGGCAGCCCGTTGGTCCAGTGGAATTTGGAGACATCGGCATCGGTGTCGACGGTGTTCGCGGCGCCGAGCGGACGCAGGCGGTTGAGGAAGATCTTCCGCCCGATCTCGGTGAAGGCGGCGGTGAACCGCTGGGCGCGAGCCCGGTCCGCCAGCGACCAGTAGGACAGCGCGATCCAGAAGACCACCACCGCGACGATTGTCACGACCACGATGACCAGGGCCTGGGCCGCTCTGGCCGAGGTGACCTCCCCGCCGCCGAACACCATGTGGATGACGTTGTGCTCGCGGTGGACCAGGAACACCAGCGAGACATGGACCACGATGAAACCGGCGAACAGCACCATGCAGATGAAGTGGAGCGACCTGGCACCCTGGTGCCCGCCCAGCAGTTTGATCAACCTTGGGAACCGGTTGCGGATCGCTGGCGACATCGCGACACCGGTCAGCATCAGGAACGGCGCCAGAATGAAGATGACGAAGGTGTACCCGAGCATCTGCAGCGAATCGTAGGGCTGGAAATGGCTGATGTCGGGCACGTCGAGGCTCAGGTAGGTCTTCAACGACTCCCACGCCTCACCGAAGACGTCCCACGACGTCGGGATGATGCGCCGCCACAGTCCGGTGGCGAAGAGCAACGTCACGTAGACGATCCCGTTGAGGACCCACAGCATCACCGACAGGCCGTGCCAGTGGCGACCCAGGCCGATGTTCTCCCGGCCGGGCAGGGACAGGATGGGCGAGACGGACTTCTCATCCATCAGCGAGGTGTAGACGCCCTCCTCATCGGGAAGCTCGCGCCTGGTGAATTTCAGCCATTCGGTCTTCGGCGCGCATTCGTTGCGCCACCACAACCGGGGAAGGGATGAGAGCATCTCGATCCCGGATCGGATGAGCATGCCCATGAGGACGAAGTTGAGGAGGTGTTGGGCCCGCAGCCATAGCGGGAAGTCGATCTCCATCGCTCTCTCCTTTGAGAGTCGACACACGGATGTGACAGGTGAGTATTCGGTTATGGGTCGAGCAGCTCGACGTCGTGGGCCGCTGCGACGACGGCCCTCCAGTCCACCGCCCTCCGGCCGCCACCCACGTTGGTCGCGACCCGGCGATGCGTGAGTCCTGTGACAGGTCCGCGTCGGTTGCAGTCGTTATTTTTACGGATACTCTAGCGAAAAATCATTCGATGTACGTCAGATCGCGCGGATCAGCCAGCAGGTCCGCCGACGAACTCACCCCGACCCCCGGTGAGCTCCACGTCGGGGTGGGTAGGAGATCAGGCCACGGTCAGCCCAGATCCTCGAAACTGTCCTCGCCTGGACGCCAGACCATCCATGCGCGATCAGTGAAGCCCGTGAGCTCCGCGATCTCGACGTGAACCTCGTCGGGCCCCGGATGGACGATCAGCGCGCCCGTGTCGAAGCAGATGCCGATTCCGGTTCCCGTCTGCTCCGAGGTCGACAGCACCGTCCCGGGCGCGAGCTTCACCAGCTCATCCGCGTATCCCCGATCGGCCTTGGTCCAGACACGCCCGCCCGCGTCAACCCTCGGCCAGACGTAGCAGGGCAGGGTCACAGGCTCCGGGCTGCTCAGTTCACCGTCGAACTTGAGCTGGACGTAGTCGTTCAGCACGAACTCCACCGAGTACATCCGGTCCCCGACGAGGCGGGACAGCAACTCATTGGACACGTAGTCGCCGCTGGCCATCACACGCCCCGGAGCGGCGTGATGGCGGCGATCTGCTCGCCTGCTTCGTCCTCGGCCCTGTCGAGTTCGTAGCGACTCTGCAGGTTAATCCAGAACTCCGCCGAGGTATCGAAGTACCTTGCGAGCCGAAGCGCGGTGTCCGCCGAGATGCCCTGCTTGCCGTGCACGATCTCGTTGATCCGGCGCGGCGGCACACCGATGGACACGGCGAGCTTGTTCTGCGTGATCCCGAAGCCCTCGATGAAGTCCTCCATCAGGATCTCCCCCGGATGGATCGGCTCGATCAGGTCAGCTTCAGTGGTAGTCGACGAGTTCGACATCTTCTGCACCTCCATCTCTCCAGACGAAGCAGAGACGCCACTGCGCGTTGACGCGAATGCTGTGTTGCCCACGACGGCCGCCGACCAGTCGCTCCAACCGGTTCCCCGGCGGGATCCGGAGGTCCTCGACGTCCTTCGCCGCGTGGATCAGCTCGAGCTTCCGCAGGGTCGCTCGCTGCACGGTTCTGTCGACACGCTTGACGTACTGCTCGCGCCAGATCCGCTCGGTGTCCTTACTGCCGAACGATCTGATCACAGGACGAGTATATGACGGGACCCGTCATTAACGCTACACGTTAAACCGGAACTCCACCGAGTTCCGGCACGTACCAACCTTTACCTCGAGAGCTCAAAGGCTCCGGCCGCCACTTCCAGGCCACTTTTATAAATACAGCTCAGTACTGTATTGTTATCGGCATGGACGCCAATGACGATGCAAAACCCGGCCGACCACGCAGCACGGTGGCTGATAGCGCGATCCTGGGCGCGGCCATCGATCTGTTGCTCGACGGCGGAGTTGACTCGGTGAAAGTCGACGTCGTGGCACGTCGCGCCGGGGTGACGCGGGCAACCGTGTACCGCCGCTACTCCACGCGCGAGGATCTCGTGGTCGGCGCGTTCGAGGCGAGCTTTCGGGCCTATCTCGACGGCCCAGCTCTCTCGAAACCGACCGTCGACGAGTTGGTGGCGGACACTGCTGCGGCTATGGCCGACCCACGCGGTCGGGCGCTGCTGCGCCGTGTCATGACGGTTGTACACGACTACCCCCAGCTCCACGCGCGCTTCCGGCAGACAGGCAGCGACGATCGGGCAGAGTTGCTTCACTCCACGCTCACGCGCGCAGCAGCAGCAGGTCAGTTCCCTGCGGGTAGCGACATCGACGCCATATACACCGTGGTGACGAGCTGCACCAACATGCATCTACTCGCCGAACCTGATGACACACCCGTCGAAGACATCGAGAGGTATCTACACCGGGTGCTTCGCACCGTCGGTTACACCTGCCAAACCCAGAATGCACACCTTGGAGAACGATCATGACCACTGTCATCGACGCATCCGGCCTCGTCAAAAGCTATGGCACGCAGCGCGCGCTGAACGGGCTCGACCTTACTGTCCACCAGGGCGAGGTCCACGGATTCCTGGGGCCGAACGGAGCAGGCAAGTCCACGACGATCCGCATCCTCATGGGCTTGGCCCGACATGAAGCCGGGCGGGTCTCCTTGTTGGGTGGAGATCCATGGCGCGATGCGGTCGAACTCCATCGGCGTGTCGTGCATGTGCCCGGCGACGTCGAGCTCTGGCCCACTCTGACAGGAGGCGAGACCATCGATCTGCTGGGCCGCATGCGCGGTGGCCTGGATGCCACCCGCCGCGATGAGCTCATCGAGAGGTTTGACCTTGATCCTTCGAAGATGGCTCGCTCCTACTCGACGGGGAATCGGCAGAAAGTCGCGCTGGTTGCAGCCTTCGCATCAACCGCTGAGCTTCTCGTCCTCGATGAGCCGACGAGTGGCCTCGACCCCCTTATGGAGCTGATCTTTCAGGACGAGGTGGTCCGCGTTCGCGAACAGGGTCGCACTGTGTTGCTCTCGAGCCATATCCTCGCCGAGGTCGAGCGTCTCGCCGACCGCGTGACGATCGTGCGCGCGGGAGGCACCGTCGAATCCGGCACGCTCGCGGACCTGCGCCATCTCTCAGGCACGTTCATTGCGGCCACGACCGAAAGGAAAGCAACGGGCATTGGTGACATACCTGGGGTCACCGACCTCGAGCAGGACGGTACCGCAGCGCGTTTCCTTGTGACGGACGATGCCCTCGGACTCGCTCTCGAGCATCTCGGAACGTTCGGCCTCGCTTCCCTGACGAGCAACCCTCCGAGCCTGGAAGAGCTGATGCTGCGCCACTATGACAAGGCGGTCAACAATGCGTGATGCTCTGACCGGCACCGGCCTGCTGACCCGCCTCGGCATGCGCCGCGATCGATGGCGTTTGCCGATCTGGACGATCGCGACAGCCGCCTTCGTTCCCCTCTTTTTTGGTTCGCTGGAATCGACAATGAGCGATTTCATCGATGCGCCTGAAGCCTTGGCTGAGATCCGCCCGATGCTCGCCGTGTTCGCCGGTCCGGTCTACGGTATCGAGGGCGGCCGCTTGCAGAGCTACTTCTTCATGTACCAACAGGAGTTTGTTCTCGCTGCGGGGATCATGACGATCCTCATCGTGTTGCGCCACACACGCGGCGAGGAACAGACAGGTCGCGCGGAACTGATGCGCGGTGCCGTCATCGGACGGCATGCCCCGCTCGCATCCGCACTTTCGATCGCTGCGATCGGCAACGGAATACTCGCCGCGCTTCTCTCCCTCGCTGGACTCACAATCGGCCTCGGCACCCATGCGTCGATCCTGTTCGGAATCTCCACCGCAGCGACGGGGTTGTTCTTCGGAGCCGTGACAGCGATCACGGCACAGATCGCAGGAACCACCCGCACCGCGGGCGGAATCGCGGGAATTGTCCTCGCGGCCTCGTCTCTCCTGCGCGGCACATTGGCTGTCTCAGGAAACGACAACCCCACACTGTGGCTGTCGCCGATGGCGTGGCCGAACCTCACACGTCCTGTCACCGATCCGACCTGGAGGCCCGTGATCTTGACCTTCGCCGCCGCTGCGTTGCTCGCAGGGATCGGGTTCGCCCTGTCCACGAGGCGAGACGTCGGCGCGGCCATGACAGCTCCGCGACCGGGACCCTCACGTGCGTCGCGCAACCTGCGCGGCCCCGTGTCCCTCGTCTGGAGGCTTCTACGCGGTTCCTTCCTCTGGTGGACCATAGCTTTGACAGCACTGGGGCTCGTGTGGGGCACGATGTC harbors:
- a CDS encoding nucleotidyltransferase family protein, which encodes MPEATVTPETLALRELLDARRDEFQILLDRYGATSPRLFGSVARGTAHAGSDIDILVEMDPADGNLLMRASGLMEETRELFGRDDIDVFPVQLLKRPVSSSALVDAVAL
- a CDS encoding molybdopterin-dependent oxidoreductase, with amino-acid sequence MEIDFPLWLRAQHLLNFVLMGMLIRSGIEMLSSLPRLWWRNECAPKTEWLKFTRRELPDEEGVYTSLMDEKSVSPILSLPGRENIGLGRHWHGLSVMLWVLNGIVYVTLLFATGLWRRIIPTSWDVFGEAWESLKTYLSLDVPDISHFQPYDSLQMLGYTFVIFILAPFLMLTGVAMSPAIRNRFPRLIKLLGGHQGARSLHFICMVLFAGFIVVHVSLVFLVHREHNVIHMVFGGGEVTSARAAQALVIVVVTIVAVVVFWIALSYWSLADRARAQRFTAAFTEIGRKIFLNRLRPLGAANTVDTDADVSKFHWTNGLPPTEEESTVWVKARDNNWEGLTITVRDDINDVEKVLSVDDLKKLPRHSYVATHTCMQGWSATSRWTGVRLTDVMEVLGPRPEGARYLLAESYGLAQKMYDNRPREPFYACIDLDTMAEATSILAYERNGHEIEDYLGGPARTRVESNHGYKHVKWISRLMWIHDFADYGDGRGGTREDSALQAFNGRI
- a CDS encoding HigA family addiction module antitoxin, with amino-acid sequence MEVQKMSNSSTTTEADLIEPIHPGEILMEDFIEGFGITQNKLAVSIGVPPRRINEIVHGKQGISADTALRLARYFDTSAEFWINLQSRYELDRAEDEAGEQIAAITPLRGV
- a CDS encoding type II toxin-antitoxin system RelE/ParE family toxin; amino-acid sequence: MIRSFGSKDTERIWREQYVKRVDRTVQRATLRKLELIHAAKDVEDLRIPPGNRLERLVGGRRGQHSIRVNAQWRLCFVWRDGGAEDVELVDYH
- a CDS encoding TetR/AcrR family transcriptional regulator, with the protein product MDANDDAKPGRPRSTVADSAILGAAIDLLLDGGVDSVKVDVVARRAGVTRATVYRRYSTREDLVVGAFEASFRAYLDGPALSKPTVDELVADTAAAMADPRGRALLRRVMTVVHDYPQLHARFRQTGSDDRAELLHSTLTRAAAAGQFPAGSDIDAIYTVVTSCTNMHLLAEPDDTPVEDIERYLHRVLRTVGYTCQTQNAHLGERS
- a CDS encoding ABC transporter ATP-binding protein, with the translated sequence MTTVIDASGLVKSYGTQRALNGLDLTVHQGEVHGFLGPNGAGKSTTIRILMGLARHEAGRVSLLGGDPWRDAVELHRRVVHVPGDVELWPTLTGGETIDLLGRMRGGLDATRRDELIERFDLDPSKMARSYSTGNRQKVALVAAFASTAELLVLDEPTSGLDPLMELIFQDEVVRVREQGRTVLLSSHILAEVERLADRVTIVRAGGTVESGTLADLRHLSGTFIAATTERKATGIGDIPGVTDLEQDGTAARFLVTDDALGLALEHLGTFGLASLTSNPPSLEELMLRHYDKAVNNA
- a CDS encoding ABC transporter permease, yielding MRDALTGTGLLTRLGMRRDRWRLPIWTIATAAFVPLFFGSLESTMSDFIDAPEALAEIRPMLAVFAGPVYGIEGGRLQSYFFMYQQEFVLAAGIMTILIVLRHTRGEEQTGRAELMRGAVIGRHAPLASALSIAAIGNGILAALLSLAGLTIGLGTHASILFGISTAATGLFFGAVTAITAQIAGTTRTAGGIAGIVLAASSLLRGTLAVSGNDNPTLWLSPMAWPNLTRPVTDPTWRPVILTFAAAALLAGIGFALSTRRDVGAAMTAPRPGPSRASRNLRGPVSLVWRLLRGSFLWWTIALTALGLVWGTMSSTMDGAGANGLFGEGDLVRNYLSTIAVTLGFLVSVFALTSVGRMRSEEASGRLEGALGTSTSRPAWIGAWLGVTAGSSALMLMVTGLAVGLGSSAANADPSLLPDMIGALAQRLPEVLVILTLSGALYALWSKWQGLAWIPLAISMIVQYFGAVLGMPALLTALSVTQHMPALPLEDFALTPLLVVCSLAAVLTSIAIWAFSRRTVPSV